A single genomic interval of Euwallacea similis isolate ESF13 chromosome 2, ESF131.1, whole genome shotgun sequence harbors:
- the LOC136419139 gene encoding uncharacterized protein isoform X2, which translates to MQTTCVIRLIIQSNLMNVHAVEQWLRTMSKKFLFIAAFVLLQDITEQSLKECMPPSRVIKYYRLKSCHKSTSKVVFWKHVNSLQECKVLARQKAGLAFNFSPPGAESYAKPFIPNCQVLGCPEIENDSSSLIADLGYDYYSAYGNLNVTENGTCVQSLGVFALTPNYQNYSQSILACQNISGDLADVSSEYRTVMLSQVLEDTLSTWYKAAFVGLDDTDREGVFRIGSGMLLTCSNYRAWAPGHPRSKHDSEDCVALGSDKMWRTVKCNRVKLQGLCELYPHPPEIEESVPKNISCSLRTKKRKCLRQKQFFELFHNSTRPDKCALLNYEERNKSMALN; encoded by the exons ATGCAAACTACCTGCGTAATTCGCTTAATTATCCAATCAAACCTCATGAATGTTCATGCAGTGGAACAGTGGCTGCGAACCATGTCTAAAAAATTCCTGTTTATCGCTGCGTTCGTCCTGCTCCAAGACATCACAGAGCAGTCGCTGAAAGAGTGCATGCCACCGTCAAGAGTCATCAAGTATTATAGATTAAAGTCTTGCCACAAATCCACCTCAAAAGTGGTCTTTTGGAAGCACGTGAATTCTTTGCAGGAGTGCAAAGTCCTGGCGCGACAGAAGGCCGGATTAGCCTTCAATTTCAGCCCTCCAGGGGCAGAAAGCTACGCTAAGCCCTTCATTCCCAACTGCCAGGTGCTAGGGTGTCCAGAAATTGAGAACGATTCGTCCTCGTTAATCGCGGATTTAGGATATGATTACTACAGTGCCTATGGGAATTTAAATG TGACAGAAAACGGAACTTGTGTCCAATCGCTAGGAGTCTTCGCTCTAACTCCAAACTACCAAAACTATAGCCAATCAATATTAGCTTGTCAGAACATCAGTGGTGATTTAGCTGATGTTTCCTCGGAATATCGGACAGTAATGTTGTCTCAAGTCTTGGAAGACACCTTGTCCACTTGGTACAAGGCAGCTTTTGTAGGACTGGATGACACTGATAGAGAGGGTGTTTTCCGGATTGGAAGTGGGATGTTGCTTACTTGCTCAAA TTACCGAGCATGGGCTCCAGGACATCCCAGATCCAAGCACGATTCTGAAGACTGCGTGGCTTTAGGCTCGGACAAAATGTGGAGGACTGTCAAATGCAATAGAGTGAAACTTCAGGGATTGTGCGAATTGTATCCGCACCCACCGGAGATCGAAGAGAGTGTTCCCAAGAACATTAGCTGTTCTCTGAGAA CTAAGAAACGCAAGTGCTTGCGTCAGAAGCAGTTTTTTGAGCTCTTCCACAACTCAACCCGTCCTGATAAGTGCGCTCTATTGAACTACGAGGAGAGAAATAAATCTATGGCTTTAAATTAG
- the Ak1 gene encoding adenylate kinase isoenzyme 1 isoform X2: MAPVTEINVPIIWILGGPGSGKGTQCDRIVAKYGFTHLSSGDLLRNEVKSGSPRGQELTAIMERGELVPLEVVLDLIREAILSSLANAKGFLIDGYPREKEQGILFEQTIAPVNLVIFYDASENTLVERLLGRAKTSGRVDDNEETIKKRLHTFNTHNDQVVQQYTDKLKKIQAERTANEIFEETVQHIDKVLSTFVK; this comes from the exons ATG GCTCCTGTAACCGAGATTAATGTGCCAATCATTTGGATCTTGGGCGGTCCTGGATCGGGGAAAGGTACCCAATGCGACCGGATTGTTGCCAAATATGGATTCACCCATCTCTCTTCTGGGGATCTGCTTAGAAATgaa GTGAAGAGTGGATCTCCCAGAGGGCAAGAACTGACAGCGATTATGGAAAGAGGGGAGTTGGTGCCTCTTGAGGTGGTTTTGGACCTAATCAGAGAAGCGATTTTAAGCTCCTTGGCCAATGCTAAAGGGTTCCTTATTGATGGGTACCCAAGAGAGAAGGAGCAGGGTATTCTTTTCGAACAGACCATAGCTCCGGTgaatttggttattttttacGATGCGTCTGAAAACACTTTAGTGGAAAG GTTACTAGGAAGAGCTAAAACTTCTGGACGTGTGGACGATAATGAGGAGACCATCAAGAAGAGACTTCATACTTTCAATACACACAACGATCAAGTGGTCCAGCAATACACTGACAAACTCAAAAAG aTACAAGCTGAGAGGACCGCCAATGAGATTTTCGAAGAAACTGTTCAACACATCGATAAAGTATTATCTACATTTGTAAAGTAA
- the LOC136419139 gene encoding uncharacterized protein isoform X1, which translates to MQTTCVIRLIIQSNLMNVHAVEQWLRTMSKKFLFIAAFVLLQDITEQSLKECMPPSRVIKYYRLKSCHKSTSKVVFWKHVNSLQECKVLARQKAGLAFNFSPPGAESYAKPFIPNCQVLGCPEIENDSSSLIADLGYDYYSAYGNLNVTENGTCVQSLGVFALTPNYQNYSQSILACQNISGDLADVSSEYRTVMLSQVLEDTLSTWYKAAFVGLDDTDREGVFRIGSGMLLTCSNYRAWAPGHPRSKHDSEDCVALGSDKMWRTVKCNRVKLQGLCELYPHPPEIEESVPKNISCSLRSRTKKRKCLRQKQFFELFHNSTRPDKCALLNYEERNKSMALN; encoded by the exons ATGCAAACTACCTGCGTAATTCGCTTAATTATCCAATCAAACCTCATGAATGTTCATGCAGTGGAACAGTGGCTGCGAACCATGTCTAAAAAATTCCTGTTTATCGCTGCGTTCGTCCTGCTCCAAGACATCACAGAGCAGTCGCTGAAAGAGTGCATGCCACCGTCAAGAGTCATCAAGTATTATAGATTAAAGTCTTGCCACAAATCCACCTCAAAAGTGGTCTTTTGGAAGCACGTGAATTCTTTGCAGGAGTGCAAAGTCCTGGCGCGACAGAAGGCCGGATTAGCCTTCAATTTCAGCCCTCCAGGGGCAGAAAGCTACGCTAAGCCCTTCATTCCCAACTGCCAGGTGCTAGGGTGTCCAGAAATTGAGAACGATTCGTCCTCGTTAATCGCGGATTTAGGATATGATTACTACAGTGCCTATGGGAATTTAAATG TGACAGAAAACGGAACTTGTGTCCAATCGCTAGGAGTCTTCGCTCTAACTCCAAACTACCAAAACTATAGCCAATCAATATTAGCTTGTCAGAACATCAGTGGTGATTTAGCTGATGTTTCCTCGGAATATCGGACAGTAATGTTGTCTCAAGTCTTGGAAGACACCTTGTCCACTTGGTACAAGGCAGCTTTTGTAGGACTGGATGACACTGATAGAGAGGGTGTTTTCCGGATTGGAAGTGGGATGTTGCTTACTTGCTCAAA TTACCGAGCATGGGCTCCAGGACATCCCAGATCCAAGCACGATTCTGAAGACTGCGTGGCTTTAGGCTCGGACAAAATGTGGAGGACTGTCAAATGCAATAGAGTGAAACTTCAGGGATTGTGCGAATTGTATCCGCACCCACCGGAGATCGAAGAGAGTGTTCCCAAGAACATTAGCTGTTCTCTGAGAAGTAGAA CTAAGAAACGCAAGTGCTTGCGTCAGAAGCAGTTTTTTGAGCTCTTCCACAACTCAACCCGTCCTGATAAGTGCGCTCTATTGAACTACGAGGAGAGAAATAAATCTATGGCTTTAAATTAG
- the Ak1 gene encoding adenylate kinase isoenzyme 1 isoform X1 codes for MSWVLSYVSVFIIIIVHIRQAPVTEINVPIIWILGGPGSGKGTQCDRIVAKYGFTHLSSGDLLRNEVKSGSPRGQELTAIMERGELVPLEVVLDLIREAILSSLANAKGFLIDGYPREKEQGILFEQTIAPVNLVIFYDASENTLVERLLGRAKTSGRVDDNEETIKKRLHTFNTHNDQVVQQYTDKLKKIQAERTANEIFEETVQHIDKVLSTFVK; via the exons GCTCCTGTAACCGAGATTAATGTGCCAATCATTTGGATCTTGGGCGGTCCTGGATCGGGGAAAGGTACCCAATGCGACCGGATTGTTGCCAAATATGGATTCACCCATCTCTCTTCTGGGGATCTGCTTAGAAATgaa GTGAAGAGTGGATCTCCCAGAGGGCAAGAACTGACAGCGATTATGGAAAGAGGGGAGTTGGTGCCTCTTGAGGTGGTTTTGGACCTAATCAGAGAAGCGATTTTAAGCTCCTTGGCCAATGCTAAAGGGTTCCTTATTGATGGGTACCCAAGAGAGAAGGAGCAGGGTATTCTTTTCGAACAGACCATAGCTCCGGTgaatttggttattttttacGATGCGTCTGAAAACACTTTAGTGGAAAG GTTACTAGGAAGAGCTAAAACTTCTGGACGTGTGGACGATAATGAGGAGACCATCAAGAAGAGACTTCATACTTTCAATACACACAACGATCAAGTGGTCCAGCAATACACTGACAAACTCAAAAAG aTACAAGCTGAGAGGACCGCCAATGAGATTTTCGAAGAAACTGTTCAACACATCGATAAAGTATTATCTACATTTGTAAAGTAA